One stretch of Desulfovibrio sp. TomC DNA includes these proteins:
- a CDS encoding multicopper oxidase family protein: MDSLTPVCNSSAPVFSSLGYCIPIAQPVTSDSTGKYYNIGIVDYTQQMHSQLYDQNSNDLHPTKLRGYVDQNPNAQPTYTTDGGVTSSVAPSYLGPIIVAQHDTPAIVTYENLLTAPFFLPVDTTYMGLTVMGMAQSPNRTAVHLHGGFTPWISDGTPFQWFTASGDTMQPNVRGPSYVQVPGMSDPGAGKWTAYYTNDQSARFMFYHDHAVGTTRLNVYAGMAAGYLITDSQEQSLYGTVLPNNAANNGGLGIPLIIQDKTFVPSSGDITANDPSWNDNPDWGTQGDLWLAHVYKANQDDSGTPDPKGRWDNGKWVYPPVQDPLPKPSISGVAEANMDTPVVNGVAYPYLQVAPRRYRFRILNAANDRHVNLQLYYEGNTPITTSPLPSGQTYVGDADLTRPGPPILQIGNEGGFLPVPVEMNNPPTQWGGVPTSTTMPTPYTLWMAPAERADIVIDFSNIPTGTRLILYNDAPSPAPMGDPRLDYYTGDLDQTASGGAPATLPGKGPNTRTIMEFRVVGTGGETIDYPTFVTDMTNALATIYPATQPPAIVPPGTFVSTRDTKVGGYANQIKSLNEDFDDYGRLKQNLGTFAQHLNNQGINVSGFAYVDPPTEIATKGQTQVWTIANNTGDVHPIHFHLVNVQVVARTDWANNPVPVDPNELGWKETVRMLPGTNTTVAMKFSLPTVPFITPSSIRLLDPTMAESSVNRWHNFGSEYVWHCHMLEHEEHDMMRVIEVYQTSISPENFLLLQQ; this comes from the coding sequence GTGGACTCCCTGACGCCTGTGTGCAACAGCAGTGCACCGGTCTTTAGCTCTCTCGGATACTGTATCCCCATTGCCCAGCCGGTCACATCGGACAGCACGGGAAAATACTACAACATCGGCATCGTTGATTACACGCAGCAGATGCACTCACAGCTCTATGACCAGAACTCGAACGACCTTCATCCTACCAAGCTGCGCGGGTACGTTGACCAAAACCCCAATGCCCAGCCCACCTACACGACAGATGGGGGAGTGACGTCTTCCGTCGCGCCTTCTTACCTTGGCCCGATTATTGTTGCCCAACACGACACGCCGGCCATCGTCACATACGAAAACCTGCTCACCGCCCCCTTCTTTCTGCCGGTGGACACCACCTACATGGGATTGACCGTCATGGGCATGGCCCAATCTCCCAACCGCACCGCTGTCCACCTGCACGGCGGCTTCACGCCCTGGATCAGTGACGGCACACCCTTTCAGTGGTTCACGGCGTCTGGCGACACGATGCAGCCAAATGTCCGCGGCCCCAGCTATGTGCAGGTGCCGGGCATGAGCGACCCCGGGGCCGGCAAGTGGACCGCCTACTATACCAACGACCAAAGCGCCCGGTTCATGTTCTACCATGATCATGCCGTGGGCACCACGCGTCTCAACGTCTATGCCGGCATGGCCGCCGGCTATCTCATAACGGACTCGCAGGAACAGAGCCTCTACGGCACGGTGCTCCCCAATAATGCAGCCAACAACGGCGGCCTTGGCATCCCGCTCATCATACAAGATAAGACCTTTGTCCCCAGCTCCGGAGACATCACCGCCAATGACCCCTCCTGGAACGATAATCCGGATTGGGGCACGCAGGGGGACCTCTGGCTGGCCCATGTCTATAAGGCCAACCAGGACGATTCCGGCACGCCCGACCCCAAGGGGCGTTGGGACAATGGCAAGTGGGTGTATCCTCCGGTGCAAGACCCCCTGCCCAAACCAAGCATTTCCGGCGTCGCCGAAGCCAACATGGATACCCCGGTGGTCAACGGCGTGGCTTACCCCTATCTCCAGGTGGCGCCCCGTCGCTACCGCTTCCGTATTCTTAACGCCGCCAACGACCGGCATGTAAACCTGCAGCTCTATTATGAAGGCAACACGCCAATAACGACGTCGCCGCTGCCCAGTGGCCAGACCTATGTCGGCGACGCGGATTTGACCCGTCCCGGCCCGCCCATCCTTCAAATAGGCAACGAAGGCGGCTTCTTGCCTGTCCCGGTGGAAATGAACAATCCGCCGACCCAGTGGGGCGGCGTCCCGACCTCCACAACCATGCCGACGCCCTACACGCTGTGGATGGCGCCGGCCGAACGGGCCGACATCGTCATCGACTTCTCCAACATCCCCACAGGGACCAGGCTGATTCTGTACAACGACGCTCCATCGCCCGCGCCCATGGGGGATCCGCGCCTGGACTATTACACCGGCGATCTCGACCAGACCGCCAGCGGCGGGGCTCCCGCGACCCTGCCCGGCAAAGGCCCCAATACCCGGACCATTATGGAATTCCGGGTGGTGGGCACTGGTGGCGAGACCATTGATTACCCAACCTTCGTGACCGATATGACCAATGCGCTGGCGACCATCTATCCCGCCACCCAGCCCCCGGCCATTGTGCCCCCGGGGACCTTTGTGTCCACCCGCGACACCAAGGTTGGCGGGTATGCCAATCAGATCAAAAGCCTCAATGAGGATTTCGACGACTACGGCCGCCTGAAGCAAAATTTAGGAACTTTTGCCCAGCACCTCAACAACCAGGGCATCAATGTGTCCGGGTTCGCCTATGTTGATCCTCCAACTGAAATAGCAACGAAAGGACAAACGCAGGTTTGGACCATCGCCAACAACACCGGTGACGTACATCCCATCCATTTTCACTTGGTAAATGTGCAGGTTGTTGCCCGTACGGATTGGGCCAACAATCCTGTTCCGGTCGATCCTAATGAACTTGGCTGGAAGGAAACGGTCAGAATGCTGCCTGGAACAAACACCACGGTGGCGATGAAGTTTTCTCTGCCTACGGTCCCGTTTATTACTCCAAGCAGTATCCGGTTACTGGATCCTACTATGGCTGAAAGTAGTGTGAATAGGTGGCATAATTTTGGCTCCGAATACGTATGGCATTGTCATATGTTGGAGCATGAGGAGCATGACATGATGCGAGTTATTGAGGTGTACCAAACAAGTATTTCGCCTGAGAACTTCCTGCTGTTGCAACAGTAA
- a CDS encoding DUF2491 family protein, translated as MFFSKRSEADNHPAYPHFPFDLRIGAILAVDVAEALRFEGLGLTIAPPQGELLVEALSSTSLFGLTLVRAYAKQGEDAYLFQFNQDGAGALLDVSFFRLLQEIRPATAADWSLWLDAGGLIGGKDLNAPNGQTYLRQWGDGDYAPPVEAEELLFTDPKAPPRCLAHQMHLYTREVGDENENMLVSADTEPEAALVRAWIGLDLTPYGVKIY; from the coding sequence ATGTTTTTCAGCAAACGGTCAGAGGCGGACAACCATCCGGCCTATCCGCATTTCCCCTTTGATCTGCGCATCGGGGCCATCCTGGCCGTGGATGTGGCCGAGGCCCTGCGCTTTGAGGGCCTGGGTCTAACCATCGCCCCGCCCCAGGGCGAACTGTTGGTGGAAGCACTGTCGTCCACCTCGCTATTCGGCCTGACGTTGGTCCGGGCCTACGCCAAACAAGGCGAGGACGCCTATCTCTTCCAGTTCAACCAGGACGGGGCCGGTGCCCTGCTCGACGTCAGCTTCTTTCGCCTGCTCCAGGAAATCCGCCCGGCTACTGCCGCAGATTGGAGTCTGTGGCTCGATGCCGGCGGGCTTATCGGCGGCAAGGATCTCAACGCCCCCAACGGCCAGACCTATCTGCGCCAATGGGGGGACGGCGACTATGCGCCCCCGGTGGAAGCGGAAGAATTGCTCTTTACAGACCCTAAAGCCCCGCCGCGCTGCCTTGCCCACCAGATGCACCTCTATACCCGCGAGGTGGGGGACGAAAACGAGAACATGCTGGTCAGCGCCGATACAGAGCCTGAAGCGGCCCTGGTGCGGGCCTGGATCGGCCTGGATCTCACGCCCTACGGGGTCAAGATTTATTAA